One Catharus ustulatus isolate bCatUst1 chromosome 20, bCatUst1.pri.v2, whole genome shotgun sequence DNA window includes the following coding sequences:
- the UTP18 gene encoding U3 small nucleolar RNA-associated protein 18 homolog has protein sequence MRAPAAAAGRERGAAKALRMKAPKKASKATKAAKRARPKRRAKLAAANEAAATEAARRARHLKALSGASGAERELEELVFGDSVHVEEDDLLRRLAGPRRVAAAEGKDLQEESSDSEVENEAKRGLLPKKPAWVDEDDEAEENVDMTHKYRKDFMKSDAETTLTKKKLKKRLEEQFQQAMGGVPAWADLENRKKSKTASSDSDSDEDDDLLRRTGNFIRSSESLPRGILKMSTCLPANQERFANGKLVTVQFHPSAQVVMTAGHDRSVSLFQVDGIRNPKIQSIYLESFPIYKARFSVDGEQVIATGTHHSMFFVYDMIAGTIIPIPKVRGVEEKFLRNFELSPDGSFMLLIGTSGYLHLLSMKTKELISTMKVNGRCTASAFTPDSSKIYSYSKEGEVFIWDVRSRKCLHKFEDEGSLEGKCIAVSKNNQYVACGSSSGVVNLYTTDGCLKEKHPKPVKAIMNLVTSATCVTFNPTTEILAVASRDTDEAVKLVHLPSYTVFSNFPVFRRKQIYLAQSMDFSPRSGYFSVANNKGKALLFRLKHYSSF, from the exons ATGCGGGCtccggcggcggccgcggggcgggagcggggagcggcaAAAGCGCTCAGGATGAAGGCGCCGAAGAAAGCGTCTAAAGCGACCAAAGCGGCCAAAAGGGCGAGACCCAAGCGGAGGGCGAAGCTGGCCGCGGCGAATGAGGCGGCGGCCACCGAGGCGGCGCGGCGCGCCCGCCACCTGAAGGCGCTGAGCGGCGCGTCGGGCGCCGAgcgggagctggaggagctggtgtTCGGCGACAGCGTCCACGTGGAGGAGGACGATCTGCTGCGGCGCCTGGCCGGGCCCCGACGG gttgctgctgcagaggggaaggacCTCCAGGAAGAGTCCAGCGATTCGGAGGTGGAAAATGAAGCGAAACGTGGCTTACTGCCCAAAAAGCCGGCCTGGgtggatgaggatgatgaagcCGAGGAAAA tgTTGATATGACCCATAAGTACAGGAAAGATTTCATGAAAAGTGATGCCGAGACAACGCTTACTaagaaaaaactgaagaaaagacTTGAGGAACA GTTTCAGCAAGCCATGGGAGGAGTTCCTGCCTGGGCTGATctagaaaacaggaagaaatccAAAACAGCTTCAAGTGATA GTGACagtgatgaagatgatgatcTGCTACGCAGGACTGGCAATTTCATAAGGAGCTCAGAGTCTCTGCCAAGAGGGATTTTGAAG ATGAGCACCTGCCTTCCTGCAAACCAGGAACGTTTTGCCAATGGAAAACTGGTGACAGTGCAGTTCCATCCTTCAGCTCAAGTGGTGATGACAGCTGGGCATGATCgctctgtgtccctgttccag GTGGACGGTATAAGGAACCCAAAAATACAGAGCATCTATTTAGAGAGTTTTCCAATTTACAAGGCTCGTTTCAGTGTGGATGGAGAACAAGTTATAGCCACTGGTACTCACCACAGCATGTTCTTTGTGTATGACATGATAGCTGGGACTATCATCCCTATCCCAAAAGTACGAG GTGTGGAAGAAAAATTTCTCAGAAACTTCGAACTGTCTCCAGATGGATCATTTATGTTGCTAATTGGAACTTCAGGCTACCTTCACCTGCTCTCCATGAAG ACCAAAGAGCTGATCAGCACTATGAAGGTGAATGGAAGGTGCACTGCCTCTGCTTTCACCCCAGACAGCAGTAAAATATACAGCTACTCAA AGGAAGGTGAAGTTTTCATTTGGGAtgtgagaagcagaaagtgTCTACACAAATTTGAAGATGAAGGTTCTTTAGAAGGAAAGTGCATTGCTGTTTCAAAAAATAACCAGTATGTGGCATGTGG TTCATCCTCTGGAGTTGTAAATTTATACACTACTGATGGCTGCCTCAAAGAAAAGCATCCTAAGCCAGTTAAAGCCATCATGAACCTTGTCACCTCTGCCACCTGTGTGACCTTTAATCCCACCACAGAGATTTTGGCTGTGGCTTCCCGTGACACTGATGAGGCTGTCAAATTG GTGCACCTTCCTTCATATACTGTGTTCTCAAACTTCCCAGtgttcagaagaaaacagatttatCTTGCTCAATCTATGGACTTCTCTCCCAGAAGTGGATATTTCTCTGTAGCAAATAACAAAGGCAAAGCTTTGTTATTTAG gctgaaacATTATTCATCCTTCTGA